The Cellulomonas wangleii genome includes a region encoding these proteins:
- a CDS encoding ArsR/SmtB family transcription factor, protein MALDLLPVTSTASTGCCSPATGSTMSAEDAERTARTLKALADPARLRLLSLIAAHDGGEACVCDLTEPVGLSQPTVSHHLKVLTDAGFVTREKRGVWSYYTLVPDAVRALTAHLGAHLLDAVDA, encoded by the coding sequence ATGGCTCTCGACCTGCTCCCGGTGACCTCGACCGCGTCGACGGGCTGCTGCAGCCCCGCCACCGGCTCGACGATGAGCGCCGAGGACGCCGAGCGCACCGCCCGCACGCTCAAGGCCCTGGCCGACCCGGCGCGGCTGCGGCTGCTGTCGCTCATCGCCGCCCACGACGGCGGCGAGGCGTGCGTGTGCGACCTCACCGAGCCGGTCGGGCTGTCGCAGCCGACGGTGTCCCACCACCTCAAGGTGCTCACCGACGCCGGCTTCGTCACCCGGGAGAAGCGCGGGGTCTGGTCGTACTACACCCTCGTCCCCGACGCGGTCCGGGCGCTCACCGCCCACCTCGGTGCGCACCTGCTCGACGCGGTCGACGCATGA
- the arsM gene encoding arsenite methyltransferase: MAQDIREQVRARYALAAVQGSGDAGCCGGDPVGGCGPTDGPTDLVIDERFGAALYGAQDAAAVPAEALAASLGCGNPLMVAELREGERVLDLGSGGGIDVLLSARRVGATGFAYGVDMTDEMLDLARANAAKAGATNVEFRKGTIEDLPLDDATVDVVISNCVVNLSPDKPAVLAEAFRVLVPGGRFGISDVVAEDHLTPEQRAERGSYVGCIAGALSRTEYLEGLAAAGFVDAEVEFTHTVADGMHGAIVRARKPAPQDA; encoded by the coding sequence ATGGCACAGGACATCCGGGAGCAGGTCCGGGCGCGCTACGCGCTGGCAGCCGTGCAGGGCAGCGGGGACGCGGGCTGCTGCGGCGGGGACCCGGTCGGGGGGTGCGGGCCGACGGACGGGCCGACGGACCTGGTGATCGACGAGCGGTTCGGCGCCGCGCTGTACGGGGCGCAGGACGCGGCGGCGGTGCCGGCCGAGGCGCTGGCGGCGTCCCTGGGCTGCGGCAACCCGCTGATGGTCGCCGAGCTGCGCGAGGGTGAGCGGGTGCTCGACCTGGGCTCGGGCGGCGGGATCGACGTGCTGCTGTCCGCCCGGCGGGTCGGAGCGACCGGGTTCGCCTACGGCGTCGACATGACCGACGAGATGCTGGACCTGGCCCGCGCCAACGCGGCCAAGGCCGGTGCGACGAACGTGGAGTTCCGCAAGGGCACGATCGAGGACCTCCCGCTGGACGACGCGACGGTCGACGTCGTCATCTCCAACTGCGTGGTGAACCTGTCCCCGGACAAGCCGGCGGTGCTGGCCGAGGCGTTCCGGGTGCTGGTGCCCGGCGGCCGGTTCGGGATCTCGGACGTCGTCGCCGAGGACCATCTCACTCCCGAGCAGCGCGCCGAGCGCGGGTCCTACGTCGGGTGCATCGCCGGGGCGCTGTCGCGCACCGAGTACCTCGAGGGCCTGGCGGCGGCGGGGTTCGTCGACGCCGAGGTCGAGTTCACCCACACCGTGGCCGACGGCATGCACGGCGCGATCGTGCGCGCCCGCAAGCCCGCACCCCAGGACGCGTGA
- a CDS encoding arsenate reductase ArsC, whose amino-acid sequence MSDTKPSALFVCVHNAGRSQMAAGYLRHLSGGAVEVRSAGSLPAEKINPVAVEAMLEEGIDIRAERPKVLTADAVEASDVVVTMGCGDVCPIFPGTRYEDWALADPAGQGIEAVRPIRDEIRGRVLALLAELGVEPVTA is encoded by the coding sequence ATGAGCGACACCAAGCCGTCCGCCCTGTTCGTCTGCGTGCACAACGCCGGCCGCTCCCAGATGGCTGCGGGGTACCTGCGGCACCTGTCCGGCGGGGCCGTCGAGGTCCGCTCCGCCGGGTCCCTGCCCGCCGAGAAGATCAACCCGGTCGCCGTGGAGGCGATGCTCGAGGAGGGCATCGACATCCGGGCCGAGCGCCCCAAGGTCCTCACCGCCGACGCGGTCGAGGCGTCCGACGTCGTCGTCACCATGGGCTGCGGCGACGTCTGCCCGATCTTCCCCGGCACGCGGTACGAGGACTGGGCCCTGGCCGACCCGGCCGGCCAGGGCATCGAGGCGGTCCGCCCGATCCGCGACGAGATCCGCGGCCGCGTCCTGGCCCTGCTCGCCGAGCTCGGCGTGGAGCCCGTCACCGCCTGA
- a CDS encoding metalloregulator ArsR/SmtB family transcription factor, protein MTTTDVTAGGGCTPQTSPADRAMGADAAAHVAATLKALGDPLRLRMLSLIAATPTGEACVCDLATVADVSQPTVSHHLRLLKDVGLLTSERRGTWVYYRVQPALRGAVTTLLDSFAPAAAQAATAVPLAGLTDAEDALVRIADRLVATFPDRDPGAVLSVVRESYTGLARSSALRSHLVVNAERFARQRLTDTARSLDAAGTRPQVLFVCVANAGRSQLAAALLRHHAGDAVTVRSAGSTPAADVHAAVRPLLAELGADDDAFPKPLTDDAVRAADVVITMGCGDTCPVLPGKRYEDWVVGDPALASEAGVRAIRDEIDRRVRALLTDLLPDLTLPST, encoded by the coding sequence ATGACGACGACCGACGTCACCGCGGGCGGTGGCTGCACACCGCAGACCTCGCCCGCCGACCGCGCGATGGGAGCCGACGCCGCGGCCCACGTCGCCGCCACCCTCAAGGCGCTGGGTGACCCGCTGCGCCTGCGGATGCTGTCGCTCATCGCCGCCACGCCGACCGGTGAGGCGTGCGTGTGCGACCTGGCCACGGTCGCCGACGTCTCCCAGCCGACGGTGTCCCACCACCTCAGGCTGCTCAAGGACGTCGGCCTGCTGACGTCCGAGCGCCGCGGGACCTGGGTGTACTACCGCGTGCAGCCGGCGTTGCGCGGTGCGGTCACCACGCTGCTGGACTCCTTCGCCCCGGCCGCGGCGCAGGCCGCGACCGCGGTGCCGCTGGCCGGCCTCACCGACGCCGAGGACGCCCTGGTGCGGATCGCCGACCGGCTCGTCGCGACCTTCCCCGACCGCGACCCCGGGGCGGTGCTCAGCGTGGTCCGCGAGTCCTACACCGGTCTGGCCCGGTCCTCGGCGCTCCGCTCGCACCTGGTCGTCAACGCCGAGCGCTTCGCCCGCCAGCGGCTGACCGACACCGCCCGGTCGCTGGACGCCGCGGGCACCCGCCCGCAGGTGCTGTTCGTGTGCGTCGCCAACGCGGGCCGCTCCCAGCTCGCCGCCGCCCTGCTGCGCCACCACGCCGGCGACGCCGTCACCGTCCGCTCCGCCGGGTCGACGCCCGCCGCGGACGTGCACGCCGCGGTCCGCCCGCTGCTGGCCGAGCTCGGCGCGGACGACGACGCGTTCCCCAAGCCCTTGACCGACGACGCCGTCCGGGCGGCGGACGTCGTCATCACCATGGGCTGCGGCGACACCTGCCCGGTCCTGCCCGGCAAGCGGTACGAGGACTGGGTCGTCGGCGACCCGGCCCTCGCCTCCGAGGCCGGCGTCCGCGCGATCCGCGACGAGATCGACCGGCGCGTCCGCGCGCTGCTCACCGACCTGCTGCCCGACCTGACCCTGCCCAGCACGTGA
- the arsB gene encoding ACR3 family arsenite efflux transporter: MSNQADGRPRLSMLDRWLPAWIGTAMVAGLVLGRFVPALGDGLARLEVGGISLPIALGLLVMMYPVLAKVRYDRVAAVTGDRRLLVSSLALNWVVGPALMFALAWLLLPDLPEYRTGLIVVGLARCIAMVVIWNDLACGDREAAAVLVAVNSVFQVVAFSLLGWFYLTVLPGWLGLDSAGLDVSVGQIAVNVAVFLGIPLLAGFASRWIGERARGRDWYEERFVPRVGPWALYGLLFTIVLLFALQGEAVTSRPLDVARIALPLLVYFGVMWAVGLAAGRGLGLGYARSTTLAFTAAGNNFELAIAVAIGTFGATSGQALAGVVGPLIEVPVLVALVYVSLWARDRWFPPSPTSPSAAEPQEARS; the protein is encoded by the coding sequence ATGTCGAACCAAGCCGACGGGAGGCCGCGCCTCTCGATGCTCGACCGCTGGCTGCCGGCCTGGATCGGGACGGCCATGGTCGCCGGCCTGGTGCTGGGCAGGTTCGTCCCCGCTCTCGGTGACGGGCTCGCACGCCTCGAGGTCGGGGGCATCTCCCTGCCGATCGCGCTCGGGCTGCTGGTGATGATGTACCCGGTGCTCGCGAAGGTCCGCTACGACCGGGTCGCCGCGGTGACGGGTGACAGGCGCCTGCTGGTGAGCTCGCTCGCGCTGAACTGGGTCGTCGGGCCGGCGCTGATGTTCGCGCTCGCCTGGCTGCTGCTGCCCGACCTGCCCGAGTACCGCACCGGGCTGATCGTCGTGGGCCTCGCACGGTGCATCGCGATGGTCGTGATCTGGAACGACCTCGCCTGCGGCGACCGTGAGGCCGCCGCGGTGCTGGTCGCGGTCAACTCGGTGTTCCAGGTGGTGGCGTTCTCGCTGCTGGGCTGGTTCTACCTCACGGTGCTGCCGGGCTGGCTGGGTCTGGACTCCGCGGGCCTGGACGTCTCCGTGGGGCAGATCGCGGTCAACGTCGCCGTGTTCCTCGGCATCCCGCTGCTCGCCGGCTTCGCCTCCCGGTGGATCGGTGAGCGGGCGCGCGGGCGCGACTGGTACGAGGAGCGGTTCGTCCCGCGGGTGGGTCCGTGGGCGCTGTACGGGCTGCTGTTCACGATCGTGCTGCTGTTCGCCCTGCAGGGTGAGGCCGTCACGTCGCGACCGCTCGACGTCGCCCGGATCGCGCTGCCGCTGCTGGTCTACTTCGGGGTCATGTGGGCCGTGGGCCTGGCCGCCGGGCGTGGCCTCGGGCTGGGCTACGCGCGGTCGACGACGCTGGCGTTCACCGCCGCGGGCAACAACTTCGAGCTCGCGATCGCGGTGGCGATCGGGACGTTCGGCGCGACCTCGGGCCAGGCGCTGGCCGGTGTGGTCGGTCCGCTGATCGAGGTCCCGGTCCTGGTCGCGCTGGTCTACGTCAGCCTCTGGGCGCGGGACCGCTGGTTCCCGCCCTCCCCGACCTCCCCCTCCGCCGCCGAGCCGCAGGAGGCACGCTCATGA
- a CDS encoding alpha/beta hydrolase: MALLTCHFFSEALGVSTAATVLLPESARGQIGMGGADVEGPPPVLYLLHGLSDDETIWTRRTSIERYVAERGLAVVMPRGGRSMYADEVHGGGYWTFLSQELPQAVQQFFRVSDRREDTFVAGLSMGGYGAFKWALREPWRFAAAASLSGALVVGGERARFVRDELVPHVWGGADPAGTDDDLLALLDRADPATLPALFATCGAQDDLLDTQHAFVERAAARGVQVEAHVHPGDHDWAFWDEHIVNVLDWLPLRR; this comes from the coding sequence ATGGCGCTGCTGACCTGTCACTTCTTCTCCGAGGCACTGGGTGTGAGCACGGCCGCGACCGTGCTGCTGCCCGAGTCGGCGCGCGGTCAGATCGGCATGGGTGGCGCCGACGTCGAGGGCCCACCGCCCGTGCTGTACCTGCTGCACGGGCTCTCGGACGACGAGACGATCTGGACGCGCCGCACGTCGATCGAGCGGTACGTCGCCGAGCGCGGGCTCGCGGTCGTCATGCCGCGTGGTGGGCGGTCGATGTACGCGGACGAGGTGCACGGCGGCGGGTACTGGACGTTCCTGTCGCAGGAGCTGCCGCAGGCCGTGCAGCAGTTCTTCCGTGTCTCCGACCGCCGCGAGGACACGTTCGTCGCCGGCCTGTCGATGGGTGGGTACGGCGCGTTCAAGTGGGCGCTGCGCGAGCCGTGGCGGTTCGCGGCGGCGGCGAGCCTGTCGGGGGCGCTGGTCGTCGGCGGGGAGCGGGCGCGGTTCGTGCGCGACGAGCTCGTGCCGCACGTGTGGGGCGGCGCCGACCCCGCGGGCACCGACGACGACCTGCTCGCCCTGCTCGACCGCGCCGATCCGGCCACGCTGCCCGCGCTGTTCGCGACGTGCGGGGCGCAGGACGACCTGCTGGACACGCAGCACGCGTTCGTCGAGCGGGCCGCGGCGCGGGGTGTCCAGGTCGAGGCGCACGTGCACCCGGGTGACCACGACTGGGCGTTCTGGGACGAGCACATCGTGAACGTCCTCGACTGGCTCCCGCTGCGGCGGTGA
- a CDS encoding alpha/beta fold hydrolase, giving the protein MTTTTYVLVPGFWLGASAWRSVADSLREQGHAVHAVDLTGMGERAHLATPETDLTTHVDDVVRLLEEHDLHDVVLVGHSYGGLVITGAADRAPERVARLVYVDTGPLPDGTAQADFDGPEARSANERVVMTDGDGWRLPPPPWAALAADVPEVDDATVATLVAGSQPQPWRTATEPVTLTGAWERLPRTGVLCTFGVEQMREMGQHVPALAHMVDGDWTYVELPTWHWPMVSRPAELAEVLGSVAG; this is encoded by the coding sequence ATGACCACCACCACCTACGTCCTCGTCCCCGGCTTCTGGCTCGGCGCCTCGGCCTGGCGCAGCGTCGCGGACTCGCTGCGGGAGCAGGGCCACGCCGTGCACGCCGTCGACCTCACCGGCATGGGCGAGCGCGCCCACCTCGCCACTCCCGAGACCGACCTGACGACCCACGTCGACGACGTCGTGCGCCTCCTGGAGGAGCACGACCTGCACGACGTCGTGCTCGTCGGGCACAGCTACGGCGGGCTCGTCATCACCGGCGCCGCCGACCGCGCGCCGGAGCGCGTGGCCCGCCTGGTGTACGTCGACACGGGCCCGCTGCCGGACGGCACGGCCCAGGCCGACTTCGACGGGCCGGAGGCCCGCTCGGCCAACGAGCGCGTCGTCATGACCGACGGCGACGGCTGGAGGCTCCCGCCGCCGCCGTGGGCCGCGCTCGCCGCCGACGTGCCGGAGGTCGACGACGCGACGGTCGCCACGCTCGTCGCGGGCTCGCAGCCCCAGCCCTGGCGGACCGCCACCGAGCCGGTCACGCTGACGGGCGCGTGGGAGCGGCTGCCCCGCACCGGGGTGCTGTGCACCTTCGGCGTCGAGCAGATGCGCGAGATGGGCCAGCACGTGCCGGCGCTCGCGCACATGGTCGACGGCGACTGGACGTACGTCGAGCTGCCGACGTGGCACTGGCCGATGGTGAGCCGGCCGGCGGAGCTCGCCGAGGTGCTGGGGTCGGTCGCCGGGTAG
- a CDS encoding helix-turn-helix transcriptional regulator translates to MTRPTARVLAMLELLQTGRQRTVADLAAALGVDERTVRRYAEHLADLGIPVESQRGRYGGYRLAPGHKLPPLMLTDDEAVAVVLGLTLAERAGLATTGSVAAAGALTKVTRVLPRALSGRIESLLSTAQFTAPVRAAVPAGTDTLLRLASAAQARRTVTIAYTAWDGRESRRELDVYGVVLHSGRWYVTGLDHGRGEVRTFRLDRIASVEQADGSYDVPADFDAGERVVAGIGAVPWSHEVAVVLRTTLAQAREQLPPSVGRLSEHADGVLLEARAERLDGMARMLAGLGGDFEVITPDGLRDEVAALADRLRAAAGRRVARP, encoded by the coding sequence GTGACCCGCCCGACCGCTCGCGTCCTCGCGATGCTCGAGCTGCTCCAGACGGGCAGGCAGCGCACGGTCGCCGACCTCGCCGCCGCGCTCGGGGTCGACGAGCGCACCGTCCGCCGCTACGCCGAGCACCTGGCCGACCTCGGCATCCCCGTCGAGTCGCAGCGGGGCCGGTACGGCGGGTACCGGCTCGCGCCCGGCCACAAGCTGCCGCCGCTGATGCTCACGGACGACGAGGCCGTGGCCGTGGTCCTGGGTCTCACGCTCGCGGAGCGTGCGGGCCTCGCCACCACCGGCAGCGTGGCGGCGGCCGGCGCGCTGACCAAGGTGACGCGCGTCCTGCCGCGGGCCCTGAGCGGACGGATCGAGAGCCTGCTGTCGACCGCGCAGTTCACGGCGCCGGTCCGTGCCGCCGTGCCCGCCGGCACGGACACGCTCCTGCGTCTGGCCTCCGCCGCGCAGGCGCGCCGCACCGTCACCATCGCGTACACCGCCTGGGACGGCCGGGAGTCGCGGCGCGAGCTCGACGTCTACGGCGTGGTCCTGCACTCCGGCCGCTGGTACGTCACCGGGCTCGACCACGGTCGCGGCGAGGTGCGGACGTTCCGCCTGGACCGCATCGCCTCGGTCGAGCAGGCCGACGGCTCCTACGACGTGCCTGCCGACTTCGACGCCGGTGAGCGCGTGGTGGCGGGCATCGGGGCAGTGCCGTGGTCGCACGAGGTCGCCGTCGTGCTGCGGACCACCCTGGCGCAGGCGCGCGAGCAGTTGCCGCCCAGCGTCGGGCGCCTGAGCGAGCACGCCGACGGTGTCCTGCTCGAGGCGCGCGCCGAGCGCCTCGACGGCATGGCTCGCATGCTCGCCGGGCTGGGTGGGGACTTCGAGGTCATCACCCCGGACGGTCTGCGCGACGAGGTCGCGGCACTGGCAGACCGCCTGCGGGCCGCCGCGGGACGCCGGGTGGCGCGTCCCTGA
- a CDS encoding pyridoxal phosphate-dependent decarboxylase family protein, protein MHELLSAASADAYVDALRGTVDRVATRFRTTTQPFSGASREHLQVLVDAVDLDGPGCGTPAALREVDELFAQHAVWFHDPAYTAHLNCPVALPAVAAEAVLAAVNPSVDTYDQSTVGTLMERRLVAWTAGRVGFVAGGGVFTSGGTQSNLQALLVAREHALATRPGAVLADLVVLASASSHFSVQRSARLLGLAHDAVRLVPVDERGRMRPDALAIALRHVERDGRHPMAVVATAGTTDRGCVDPLAAVADVCDAADVWLHVDAAYGCGLLVSRTRRHLLDGVERARSVTVDFHKAFFQPVSSSALLVRHAADLRLVAHHHDYLNPAGEDEPNQVDVSLQTTRRFDALKLWATLRALGPDRLGEMVDATIDLTAAVHDVVDADPDLRLLSPTDLSTVLFRYQPSGLDDARADALVGRVRRVLFDSGRALVARTTLDGRPCLKLTLLNPATTVDDVRGVLDLVRQTAAALLEGEELLRQDEAVAR, encoded by the coding sequence GTGCACGAGCTGCTGTCCGCCGCGAGCGCCGACGCCTACGTCGACGCGCTGCGCGGCACCGTCGACCGGGTCGCGACCCGGTTCCGCACCACCACCCAGCCGTTCTCCGGTGCGAGCCGCGAGCACCTCCAGGTGCTCGTCGACGCGGTCGACCTCGACGGCCCCGGCTGCGGCACGCCCGCGGCGCTGCGGGAGGTCGACGAGCTGTTCGCGCAGCACGCGGTCTGGTTCCACGACCCTGCCTACACCGCCCACCTCAACTGCCCGGTCGCGCTGCCCGCGGTCGCGGCCGAGGCCGTGCTCGCGGCGGTCAACCCCAGCGTCGACACGTACGACCAGTCGACCGTCGGCACGCTCATGGAGCGCCGGCTCGTCGCGTGGACCGCGGGACGCGTCGGGTTCGTCGCCGGGGGCGGGGTCTTCACGTCGGGCGGGACGCAGTCGAACCTGCAGGCGCTGCTGGTCGCCCGCGAGCACGCCCTCGCGACCCGGCCCGGGGCGGTGCTCGCGGACCTCGTCGTCCTCGCGTCGGCGTCCAGCCACTTCTCGGTGCAACGGTCCGCGCGCCTCCTGGGTCTCGCGCACGACGCGGTCCGCCTGGTGCCCGTCGACGAGCGCGGCCGCATGCGCCCCGACGCCCTGGCGATCGCGCTGCGGCACGTCGAGCGCGACGGCCGCCACCCCATGGCCGTCGTCGCCACCGCGGGCACCACCGACCGCGGCTGCGTCGACCCGCTCGCTGCCGTCGCGGACGTCTGCGACGCCGCCGACGTGTGGCTCCACGTCGACGCCGCGTACGGGTGCGGTCTGCTCGTCAGCCGCACGCGCCGGCACCTGCTCGACGGTGTCGAGCGCGCCCGCTCGGTGACCGTCGACTTCCACAAGGCGTTCTTCCAGCCGGTGTCGTCCTCCGCGCTGCTCGTGCGGCACGCGGCGGACCTGCGGCTCGTCGCCCACCACCACGACTACCTCAACCCCGCGGGCGAGGACGAGCCGAACCAGGTCGACGTGTCGCTGCAGACCACCCGCCGGTTCGACGCCCTCAAGCTGTGGGCGACGCTGCGCGCGCTCGGGCCGGACCGGCTGGGGGAGATGGTCGACGCGACCATCGACCTGACGGCCGCCGTGCACGACGTCGTCGACGCCGACCCCGACCTGCGGCTGCTGTCGCCCACCGACCTGTCGACCGTGCTGTTCCGCTACCAGCCTTCCGGGCTGGACGACGCCCGCGCGGACGCCCTGGTCGGGCGGGTGCGCCGGGTCCTGTTCGACTCCGGACGTGCCCTGGTCGCCCGCACCACGCTCGACGGCCGCCCGTGCCTCAAGCTCACGCTGCTCAACCCCGCGACCACGGTCGATGACGTCCGCGGCGTCCTGGACCTCGTGCGGCAGACCGCCGCCGCGCTCCTCGAGGGCGAGGAGCTGCTCCGCCAGGACGAGGCGGTGGCCCGGTGA
- a CDS encoding lysine N(6)-hydroxylase/L-ornithine N(5)-oxygenase family protein — translation MTARATVRPDAPVHDVVGVGIGPFNLGLAALADPLDLDTVFLDRAAEFRWHPGMMLDGATIQVPFLADLVTMADPTSRYSFLAWLKATGRLYPFYIRESFYPLRAEYDAYCRWVAQQLPSLRWGRNVTAVEGDPHDDDLYVVHARTAEGVESYRTRHVVLGVGTQPVVPAALRGLDGPVVHSSQYLPHRDRLRAAGSVTVVGSGQSAAEIYRDLLDATGPGGPRLDWVTRSPRFFPMEYTKLTLEMTSPEYTDHFHALPTALRDRLSREQRGLSKGISASLVDDIYDTLYRMSAAGPVPTTLLTDTEVRQAVWDGERYVLRLHHAQLGVEHERTTEALVLATGYAAQVPDVVAPIAERLDHDEHGRLAVARDYSVDGGRRRVFVQNGEEHTHGVTAPDLGFGAWRSSTILAAVCGREVYPRETRIAFQDFGVPRDGSPAPAGTVGALAGTGA, via the coding sequence GTGACCGCGCGCGCGACCGTCCGTCCCGACGCCCCCGTGCACGACGTCGTCGGCGTCGGGATCGGCCCGTTCAACCTGGGCCTGGCCGCGCTCGCGGACCCCCTCGACCTCGACACCGTCTTCCTCGACCGCGCCGCGGAGTTCCGCTGGCACCCCGGCATGATGCTCGACGGCGCGACGATCCAGGTGCCGTTCCTCGCGGACCTCGTGACGATGGCCGACCCGACCAGCCGGTACTCGTTCCTCGCGTGGTTGAAGGCCACCGGGCGGCTGTACCCGTTCTACATCCGCGAGAGCTTCTACCCGCTGCGCGCGGAGTACGACGCGTACTGCCGCTGGGTCGCGCAGCAGCTGCCGTCCCTGCGCTGGGGGAGGAACGTGACGGCCGTCGAGGGCGACCCGCACGACGACGACCTCTACGTCGTGCACGCCCGCACCGCCGAGGGCGTCGAGTCCTACCGCACGCGCCACGTCGTACTCGGCGTCGGGACGCAGCCCGTGGTGCCCGCCGCCCTGCGCGGGCTCGACGGGCCGGTCGTCCACTCGTCGCAGTACCTGCCGCACCGCGACCGGCTGCGCGCGGCCGGGTCGGTCACGGTCGTCGGGTCCGGGCAGTCCGCGGCGGAGATCTACCGCGACCTGCTCGACGCGACCGGCCCCGGCGGTCCGCGCCTGGACTGGGTGACGCGCTCGCCGCGGTTCTTTCCGATGGAGTACACGAAGCTGACGCTGGAGATGACGTCGCCGGAGTACACCGACCACTTCCACGCGCTGCCGACGGCCCTGCGCGACCGGCTCTCGCGCGAGCAGCGCGGCCTGTCCAAGGGGATCAGTGCTTCCCTCGTCGACGACATCTACGACACCCTCTACCGCATGAGCGCCGCCGGGCCCGTGCCGACGACCCTGCTGACCGACACCGAGGTGCGCCAGGCGGTGTGGGACGGGGAGCGCTACGTGCTGCGGCTGCACCACGCGCAGCTCGGCGTCGAGCACGAGCGCACCACTGAGGCGCTGGTGCTGGCCACCGGCTACGCCGCGCAGGTCCCCGACGTCGTCGCACCCATCGCCGAGCGCCTCGACCACGACGAGCACGGGCGTCTCGCGGTCGCGCGGGACTACTCGGTCGACGGCGGCCGCCGCCGCGTGTTCGTCCAGAACGGCGAGGAGCACACGCACGGAGTGACGGCGCCGGACCTGGGCTTCGGTGCGTGGCGGTCGTCCACGATCCTCGCCGCGGTGTGCGGCCGCGAGGTGTATCCGCGTGAGACGCGCATCGCGTTCCAGGACTTCGGGGTGCCCCGGGACGGCAGCCCGGCGCCGGCCGGGACCGTCGGTGCGCTCGCCGGGACGGGCGCATGA
- a CDS encoding GNAT family N-acetyltransferase: protein MSTPRSLPTEPLSAPTVRDEAWRRIGPVRLDRVVPERDALTLHHWLTHPASAFWQMTELGLDDVLAYQQRLAASTDEHAWIGRVDGRPTFMVETYDPSRVLLKGLYRARAGDVGMHLLVAPPQGAPLHGLTDAVMAATMRFCFETLRAQRVVVEPDVRNTAIAVKNAAAGFRVVREIDLPGKRAALSVCTREDFAASRLGSRPRRTTAPGPTAPGPTGPGATVRGTPVVPGARTAREDGR, encoded by the coding sequence ATGAGCACGCCACGCTCGCTGCCGACCGAGCCGCTGTCGGCCCCGACGGTCCGCGACGAGGCGTGGCGACGCATCGGGCCCGTCCGCCTCGACCGCGTCGTCCCCGAGCGCGACGCCCTCACGCTGCACCACTGGCTCACGCACCCCGCGTCGGCGTTCTGGCAGATGACCGAGCTGGGCCTCGACGACGTCCTGGCGTACCAGCAGCGGCTCGCCGCGTCGACCGACGAGCACGCGTGGATCGGCCGCGTCGACGGCCGCCCCACGTTCATGGTCGAGACGTACGACCCGTCGCGCGTGCTGCTCAAGGGCCTGTACCGCGCCCGTGCGGGCGACGTCGGGATGCACCTGCTGGTTGCGCCGCCGCAGGGCGCGCCGTTGCACGGCCTGACCGACGCCGTCATGGCGGCGACCATGCGCTTCTGCTTCGAGACGTTGCGCGCCCAGCGGGTCGTCGTCGAGCCGGACGTGCGCAACACCGCCATCGCCGTGAAGAACGCGGCGGCGGGGTTCCGCGTGGTCCGGGAGATCGACCTGCCGGGCAAGCGGGCCGCGCTGTCGGTGTGCACGCGGGAGGACTTCGCCGCGAGCCGCCTCGGCAGCCGCCCGCGCCGCACGACCGCTCCGGGCCCCACCGCTCCGGGCCCCACCGGTCCGGGCGCCACGGTGCGCGGCACGCCGGTCGTCCCCGGCGCCCGCACCGCCCGGGAGGACGGGCGATGA